From a single Silene latifolia isolate original U9 population chromosome 6, ASM4854445v1, whole genome shotgun sequence genomic region:
- the LOC141586066 gene encoding elicitor-responsive protein 3 isoform X1, whose protein sequence is MPLGKLQVLLVSAKGLENSDFLSSMDPYVLLCCRTQEQKSSVSTDTGSNPEWNETFLFTVSGDVSELHLKIMDKDTFSADDFVGEAKIPLESVFEGGSVPPTSYTVVKDGEFKGEIRVGLTFTKERGHARDYEAEEFGGWKESSY, encoded by the exons ATGCCTTTAGGAAAGCTCCAAGTCCTCCTTGTCAGCGCCAAAGGCCTTGAAAATTCCGATTTCCTCT CTAGCATGGATCCTTATGTTCTTCTTTGTTGCCGCACTCAAGAACAGAAGAGTAGTGTCTCAACAG ATACTGGATCAAATCCAGAATGGAATGAGACCTTTTTGTTCACAGTCTCTGGAGATGTTTCTGAACTTCATCTGAAAATCATGGACAAGGATACTTTCAGTGCCGATGATTTCGTTGGAGAGGCCAA AATCCCATTGGAAAGTGTCTTCGAGGGAGGAAGTGTGCCGCCTACTTCCTACACTGTTGTCAAGGATGGAGAGTTTAAGGGTGAAATTAGAGTTGGCCTCACTTTCACCAAGGAG AGAGGCCACGCTCGTGATTATGAAGCTGAGGAATTCGGTGGATGGAAGGAGTCTTCATACTAA
- the LOC141586066 gene encoding elicitor-responsive protein 3 isoform X2: MDPYVLLCCRTQEQKSSVSTDTGSNPEWNETFLFTVSGDVSELHLKIMDKDTFSADDFVGEAKIPLESVFEGGSVPPTSYTVVKDGEFKGEIRVGLTFTKERGHARDYEAEEFGGWKESSY, translated from the exons ATGGATCCTTATGTTCTTCTTTGTTGCCGCACTCAAGAACAGAAGAGTAGTGTCTCAACAG ATACTGGATCAAATCCAGAATGGAATGAGACCTTTTTGTTCACAGTCTCTGGAGATGTTTCTGAACTTCATCTGAAAATCATGGACAAGGATACTTTCAGTGCCGATGATTTCGTTGGAGAGGCCAA AATCCCATTGGAAAGTGTCTTCGAGGGAGGAAGTGTGCCGCCTACTTCCTACACTGTTGTCAAGGATGGAGAGTTTAAGGGTGAAATTAGAGTTGGCCTCACTTTCACCAAGGAG AGAGGCCACGCTCGTGATTATGAAGCTGAGGAATTCGGTGGATGGAAGGAGTCTTCATACTAA
- the LOC141587129 gene encoding uncharacterized protein LOC141587129, with product MEVDTTISKEQPQTPPPQNTDAHSLSVKVETLVSVSEQSNEVLNTLQVIVPSIQNNKDSSLETRYFKIFMFFFYLLCFLLAIVCLVPVVLLVYVCVTVVTIAALPFFLVQLVVLRLLEFFVEPNNFGKVTKNKAHVTVWLFMYLILLFFEVALFYPFAKHVPELKVVMIIDLPVTLLASGSWIYKYKSDLINTEATSEIFSCLLFWWAEVEWYKEKHHIHPNHGDALTYLGVVFWASPKHNISGYENYAIWYSDSDIGKLLYFLLLLSYTHFQSVVEKPVTKQSKIALLAKHCEGGIPWKLNRKRGREELINRTGPNASAYELWEAAQDFLAAQYALLKEGIFEDLHHLQSNISGENTANIVEILEKIVRCGEYAEDDWNMFSELLSTVDSTDEITFQKVKIWMERSHSRCKFLANTLQSEKEAAKCLNRILSGLIIAATVLTWLFLTGLATTQVIVLISSPLLAATFVFGDTAKGLFQGLIFVYVVRPFNVGDLCVIDEKLLEVKKIGVWCTTFSKVRTVSTQQEIIYPNSELATKNVINHKTGFDWTDYIELSPSSTDEEATKNLKHQIETYLDTEKERFTPNFHSVEILEIGDKDKIAVHFRHNVQDEGWIYFECLKEKEKRKSEFALYLRNLLNQQELKTKTPS from the exons ATGGAGGTTGACACCACCATCTCAAAAGAACAACCTCAAACCCCACCTCCTCAAAATACAGATGCTCATTCTCTCAGTGTAAAAGTCGAAACCTTGGTTTCAGTTAGTGAACAATCAAATGAAGTTCTGAATACTTTACAAGTAATAGTTCCATCCATCCAAAATAATAAAGACAGCTCACTTGAAACACGCTACTTCAAAATCTTTATGTTCTTTTTTTATCTACTTTGTTTCTTGTTAGCCATTGTATGTCTTGTACCAGTGGTATTACTGGTATATGTTTGTGTTACAGTTGTTACAATTGCAGCTCTACCATTTTTCTTGGTCCAACTTGTAGTTCTACGATTGCTCGAGTTCTTTGTTGAACCAAACAATTTTGGAAAAGTCACTAAAAATAAGGCACACGTGACCGTGTGGTTATTTATGTATTTGATCTTGCTCTTCTTTGAAGTAGCACTGTTTTATCCATTTGCCAAGCATGTTCCAGAGTTAAAAGTTGTAATGATTATAG ATTTGCCTGTGACATTGCTAGCATCTGGTAGCTggatatataaatataaaagtgaTTTGATTAATACAGAAGCAACCTCCGAGATCTTTAGTTGTCTCCTGTTCTGGTGGGCAGAGGTAGAG TGGTATAAAGAGAAGCATCATATTCATCCTAACCATGGTGATGCTCTTACTTACTTGGGTGTTGTATTTTGGGCGTCTCCTAAACATAACATCTCAGGATACGAGAATTATGCAATTTGGTACTCGGACTCTG ATATAGGAAAGCTATTATACTTCCTACTTCTGCTCAGCTACACCCACTTTCAGAGTGTTGTTGAAAAACCTGTAACAAAACAGTCCAAAATCGCACTTTTGGCCAAGCACTGTGAGGGCGGGATTCCTTGGAAACTTAATAGGAAACGTGGCAGGGAGGAATTGATAAACCGTACAGGTCCAAATGCATCTGCATATGAGTTATGGGAGGCAGCTCAAGATTTTTTGGCTGCTCAATATGCGTTGTTGAAGGAAGGCATTTTTGAGGACCTTCATCATTTGCAAAGCAACATTTCAGGAGAAAATACTGC GAATATCGTAGAAATATTGGAGAAGATTGTCAGATGTGGAGAATATGCGGAGGACGATTGGAACATGTTTTCTGAACTGCTCTCTACCGTTGATAGCACGGATGAAATAACTTTCCAGAAAGTTAAAATATGGATG GAAAGATCCCACAGCAGATGTAAATTTCTTGCAAATACGCTTCAGAGCGAAAAGGAGGCGGCAAAGTGCTTGAACCGAATTTTAAGTGGGCTTATAATTGCTGCGACAGTCTTGACGTGGCTGTTTCTCACTGGGTTGGCTACAACACAAGTAATCGTCCTCATATCATCACCATTGCTGGCGGCCACATTTGTGTTTGGGGATACTGCCAAGGGTTTGTTTCAAGGGCTCATCTTCGTCTACGTTGTTCGTCCATTTAATGTAGGCGACCTGTGTGTCATTGACGAAAAACTG CTTGAAGTTAAAAAAATTGGTGTCTGGTGCACCACTTTCTCAAAGGTTCGCACTGTTAGTACGCAGCAGGAAATAATATATCCAAACTCTGAGTTAGCCACCAAAAATGTCATTAACCATAAGACAGGCTTCGATTGGACTGATTACATAGAACTTAGCCCAAGTTCTACGGATGAGGAAGCAACTAAGAATCTGAAACACCAAATTGAAAC GTATCTTGATACTGAAAAAGAGAGATTCACCCCGAATTTTCATAGCGTGGAAATATTGGAAATCGGAGATAAGGATAAGATTGCGGTTCATTTTAGACACAACGTGCAAGATGAAGGTTGGATCTACTTTGAATGTCTAAAGGAGAAGGAGAAACGGAAATCCGAGTTTGCACTCTATTTAAGAAATCTCCTGAATCAacaagaactcaaaacaaaaactCCAAGCTGA